From a single Anabas testudineus chromosome 5, fAnaTes1.2, whole genome shotgun sequence genomic region:
- the LOC113154749 gene encoding MICOS complex subunit mic25a-like isoform X3, which yields MGANGSTTRNVSFGLDEDEKVTVVEGVKLSEHVLRRMRESQGSDSAKPPLSSLDKPPSQKPTGPSTTEIQEELRKDFERQQALVQEQLASLAQMERETAATTGLDELTPALMVEKGKVFEEQEKSKILAKQLERKEKELASISSFYKEQLEILEQKNFDNYKETTEQYNQAANKAEAHIRAH from the exons ATGGGAGCAAATGGAAGCACAACAAGAAACGTGTCATTCGGACTGGACGAAGACGAAAAGGTCACGGTAGTCGAAGGGGTTAAG CTCTCAGAGCATGTGCTACGGCGGATGAGGGAATCTCAGGGGTCTGACAGCGCCAAGCCACCACTGTCTTCGTTGGACAAACCACCAA GTCAAAAACCAACAGGACCATCCACTACAGAAATACAAGAAGAACTGCGCAAAGA CTTTGAGCGGCAACAGGCTCTGGTTCAGGAGCAGTTGGCCAGTCTGGcccagatggagagagagacagcagcaaCCACAGGTCTGGATGAGCTGACCCCTGCCCTTATGGTCGAGAAAGGGAAGGTCTTTGAAGAGCAAGAAAAGTCCAAAATACTT GCCAAACAActggagaggaaggagaaggaacTGGCCAGTATCTCGAGCTTTTACAAAGAACAACTTGAAATACTGGAGCAAAAG AACTTTGACAACTACAAGGAGACGACAGAACAGTACAACCAAGCAGCAAACAAAGCTGAAGCTCATATCCG
- the LOC113154749 gene encoding MICOS complex subunit mic25a-like isoform X2 — MGANGSTTRNVSFGLDEDEKVTVVEGVKLSEHVLRRMRESQGSDSAKPPLSSLDKPPSQKPTGPSTTEIQEELRKDFERQQALVQEQLASLAQMERETAATTGLDELTPALMVEKGKVFEEQEKSKILPADLDAWVSNTTIADPSSFLTKRGCECAATTIPHNNTLGGIQLENYTSSVLLVELGSVDILKRFTSS; from the exons ATGGGAGCAAATGGAAGCACAACAAGAAACGTGTCATTCGGACTGGACGAAGACGAAAAGGTCACGGTAGTCGAAGGGGTTAAG CTCTCAGAGCATGTGCTACGGCGGATGAGGGAATCTCAGGGGTCTGACAGCGCCAAGCCACCACTGTCTTCGTTGGACAAACCACCAA GTCAAAAACCAACAGGACCATCCACTACAGAAATACAAGAAGAACTGCGCAAAGA CTTTGAGCGGCAACAGGCTCTGGTTCAGGAGCAGTTGGCCAGTCTGGcccagatggagagagagacagcagcaaCCACAGGTCTGGATGAGCTGACCCCTGCCCTTATGGTCGAGAAAGGGAAGGTCTTTGAAGAGCAAGAAAAGTCCAAAATACTT CCAGCAGATTTGGATGCCTGGGTAAGCAACACCACCATTGCTGATCCCTCGTCTTTTTTAaccaag CGAGGCTGTGAGTGTGCTGCCACCACCATTCCACACAACAACACTTTGGGAGGTATTCAGCTAGAAAATTACACATCATCTGTGCTACTGGTAGAG CTTGGCTCAGTGGACATATTAAAGCGTTTCACCTCATCCTAA
- the tpra1 gene encoding transmembrane protein adipocyte-associated 1 homolog, whose amino-acid sequence MLPTVTAVVRFAQYNSSISPTPWENTSALPTWQPDSGANITKPHKCLQILYEDIRDSRVRFWDILLLVPNVAFFIFLMWKLPSARAKIRLTSSPIFITFYLLVFVVAAVGITRAIVSMTVSASSAATIIDKVLWEITRFFLLAIELSVVILGLAFGHLESKSSIKRVLAITAVLALAYSITQGTLEILYPDSHLSAEDFNIYGHGGRHFWLASSCFFFLVYSLIVILPKTPLRDRISLPSKRSFYVYAAILSLLNFVQGLGSALLCAKIIEGLCCVDVTTFLYFSAFAPLIYVTFLKGFFGSEPKILFSYKSQVDEPDESDVHLPPTVATTLGRKEMTDQGLFYSSTQIDGSGSGGSRVLGAYLDDVASGPYGSSSINSVDSDRWRPVNA is encoded by the exons ATGTTACCCACAGTGACAGCTGTGGTCAGATTTGCCCAATACAATAGCAGTATTTCACCCACGCCGTGGGAGAACACATCAGCATTGCCAACTTGGCAACCTGATAGTGGAGCCAACATCACCAAGCCCCACAAATGCCTGCAGATTCTGTATGAGGACATTAGAGACTCCAG GGTGCGCTTCTGGGACATTTTACTGCTAGTACCTAATGTGGCCTTTTTCATCTTCCTGATGTGGAAGCTGCCCTCAGCCAGGGCAAAGATTCGACTCACCTCTAGCCCCATCTTCATCACCTTTTACCTGCTG gtGTTTGTTGTAGCAGCTGTTGGAATTACCCGGGCTATAGTGTCAATGACTGTCAGTGCATCCAGTGCTGCCACCATTATTGACAAA GTCTTGTGGGAAATCACCCGTTTCTTCTTGCTGGCTATTGAGCTCAGTGTTGTCATCTTGGGACTGGCTTTTG GTCACCTGGAGAGCAAATCTAGTATAAAGCGTGTGCTGGCAATCACTGCTGTGCTGGCTCTGGCCTACTCCATCACACAG GGGACACTAGAGATCCTGTATCCAGACAGTCACCTGTCCGCTGAGGACTTTAACATCTATGGCCATGGAGGAAGGCACTTCTGGTTGGCCAGCTCTTGCTTCTTCTTCCTG gtaTACTCTTTGATTGTGATCTTACCTAAGACTCCACTGAGGGATAGAATATCTCTACCGT CTAAGAGGAGTTTCTATGTGTATGCTGCCATCCTGTCTTTACTGAACTTCGTCCAGGGCCTGGGCAGTGCACTCCTGTGTGCTAAAATCATAGAGGGACTCTG ctgtgtgGATGTCACCACCTTCCTGTACTTTTCTGCATTTGCTCCTCTCATTTATGTCACATTCCTCAAAGGCTTCTTTGG TTCAGAGCCCAAGATCCTTTTCTCCTACAAGTCACAAGTGGATGAGCCGGACGAAAGTGACGTCCACCTTCCCCCAACTGTTGCTACAACCCTCGGCCGGAAGGAGATGACAGACCAGGGTCTGTTCTACTCCTCAACTCAGATCGATGGCTCTGGTTCAGGAGGCTCTCGTGTGCTTGGAGCATACTTGGATGATGTTGCCTCTGGGCCCTATGGGTCTAGCAGCATTAACAGTGTTGACTCTGACAGATGGAGACCTGTCAATGCATGA
- the trim107 gene encoding zinc-binding protein A33 gives MSVSDGAEILSDNNLHTKVVELTCPICLQLFSEPVSLPCGHIYCFDCLQTMGEGLDQHSCPECHTAYQGTKALVRNVKMCSMVETYKAKTEDISSAVGRPDEKVQSHDNPFAQKSDTKCQEEGEESRAKDNIQPVSEFTERPSSLDQKQSRSKPRTEMDEPKFRLGSQVTELTLRLEMAEGVLKKEKEWELEVTTANAQLRENISKLLGQVKDLSQSYNEKVAQMIEEELGPGEAGISSRVCQASELTKQLRQALLRAESLLTEEDEAAFSGDLQTLQPHIEELMAKPIGEEEDRVESKVSPARACSKLENMNTELKERLGEIQRSLRNTLNPSEVTFDPETAHPNLVLSEDLKTVTYSATKQPYPSSPQRFTSFYQVLSTQSFSEGEHCWEVELEGSPWIIGVCYSGQVARSGLPSALESSRYSWCLMWFNNLLTAFEKGHDVPLKRTTVSHRLEIKLSFKTHRLSFYNLSPVSGKTHVYTFKTNLTQPVHLAYRMMSGHPKARVTIYS, from the coding sequence ATGTCTGTGAGTGACGGTGCAGAAATCCTCTCTGATAACAATCTTCATACTAAGGTTGTGGAGCTGACCTGCCCCATATGCCTGCAGCTCTTCTCTGAGCCAGTTTCTCTTCCCTGTGGACACATCTACTGCTTTGACTGCCTTCAGACCATGGGAGAAGGTCTTGACCAACACAGCTGCCCTGAGTGCCACACAGCGTATCAGGGAACCAAAGCCCTTGTTAGAAACGTCAAAATGTGCAGCATGGTAGAGACTTATAAAGCCAAAACTGAGGACATCAGCTCCGCTGTAGGCCGTCCTGATGAAAAAGTCCAGAGCCACGATAACCCCTTTGCACAAAAATCAGACACAAAATGCCAGGAGGAGGGTGAAGAATCCAGGGCGAAGGATAACATCCAACCTGTGTCCGAGTTCACAGAGCGGCCTTCGAGTTTAgatcaaaaacaaagcagaagcaAACCCAGAACGGAAATGGACGAACCTAAATTCAGGCTCGGGTCTCAAGTCACAGAGTTGACCCTCAGGTTGGAGATGGCAGAGGGCGTcctgaagaaagagaaggaatgGGAGCTGGAAGTGACCACGGCTAACGCTCAGCTGCGAGAGAACATATCCAAGCTGTTGGGGCAGGTTAAGGATTTGTCTCAGAGCTATAATGAGAAAGTGGCCCAGATGATTGAAGAAGAGCTAGGTCCCGGCGAGGCTGGCATATCGAGTCGAGTCTGCCAAGCCTCTGAGCTGACTAAGCAGCTCAGGCAGGCCTTGCTGAGAGCCGAGTCCCTGTTGACCGAAGAAGACGAGGCTGCGTTCAGTGGCGACCTTCAGACTCTGCAGCCACACATTGAGGAGCTAATGGCAAAACCAATCGGTGAAGAGGAAGACCGTGTTGAATCGAAAGTCAGTCCTGCACGAGCCTGTTCCAAGCTGGAAAACATGAACACTGAGCTGAAGGAAAGACTCGGAGAGATTCAGCGCTCTCTTCGGAACACGCTCAATCCTTCAgaggtgacctttgacccagaAACAGCCCATCCCAACCTTGTTCTCTCAGAGGACTTGAAGACAGTGACATACAGTGCGACCAAACAGCCCTACCCATCTTCCCCACAGAGGTTCACCAGCTTCTACCAAGTCCTCAGCACCCAGAGCTTCTCTGAGGGCGAGCATTGTTGGGAGGTGGAGCTCGAAGGCTCTCCCTGGATCATCGGTGTGTGCTACAGCGGGCAGGTGGCACGCAGCGGGCTTCCCTCTGCTCTGGAAAGCAGCCGGTACTCCTGGTGTCTCATGTGGTTCAACAACCTGCTCACAGCCTTTGAGAAGGGTCACGACGTCCCGCTGAAGAGGACCACAGTGTCGCACAGGCTAGAGATCAAGCTGAGCTTCAAGACCCACAGGCTTAGCTTCTACAACCTGAGCCCTGTCAGCGGGAAGACGCATGTGTACACGTTTAAGACCAACCTGACCCAACCGGTGCACCTGGCCTACAGGATGATGTCAGGGCACCCTAAAGCACGTGTAACTATTTATTCataa